The following are encoded in a window of Pseudalgibacter alginicilyticus genomic DNA:
- a CDS encoding TolC family protein — MQKIIYTLTLSILFWNLTLQAQELIPITKTEVLAIVSEKNRTIKISEEEFNQAKADFRQTNAVFLPNITASHTGIATTNPLMAFGSKLNQEILTQNDFNPALLNNPSQIENYSTKFEIQQPLINLDGIYQRKAAKSKMEAMLLKTKRTQEHLVFEVEKAYMQLQLAYKAVDVLEKALTAAYSNKNLADNSLKQGYLQRADVLNVEVRVTEVQNQLQTAKSHVQNASNYLSFLMNDETYVIYTPTDSLTISNLNTDNKSISKNRSDIKAMEMATNAFEAMNKANKMAFLPRLNAFGSYELYDDQLFQADANGYLFGAQLSWDIFQGSKRFGKSQKSRAEFEKSKLEYNQYISKSNLELNKAKRAFLDAKNKLKLTTLALEQSKESLRIRTNRFKEGLEKTSDLLMAETQYAQKQLEYYQTIFEYNYSQAYLQFLTEE, encoded by the coding sequence ATGCAAAAAATAATTTATACTTTAACACTATCTATTTTGTTTTGGAACTTAACATTGCAAGCGCAAGAACTAATTCCAATCACAAAAACTGAAGTCTTAGCTATAGTTTCAGAAAAAAACAGAACTATTAAGATTTCAGAAGAAGAATTCAACCAAGCTAAAGCTGATTTTAGACAAACAAATGCTGTGTTTTTACCAAACATAACAGCAAGTCACACAGGAATAGCCACCACCAATCCATTAATGGCTTTTGGCTCAAAATTGAATCAAGAAATTTTAACGCAAAATGATTTTAATCCAGCATTGTTAAACAACCCTTCTCAGATTGAAAATTATAGTACAAAATTTGAAATTCAACAACCATTAATCAATTTAGATGGTATATACCAACGCAAAGCTGCCAAATCAAAAATGGAAGCCATGTTATTAAAAACAAAGCGTACACAAGAACACTTGGTCTTTGAGGTTGAAAAAGCATACATGCAATTGCAATTGGCCTATAAAGCAGTAGATGTTTTAGAAAAAGCTTTAACTGCTGCCTATTCCAACAAAAATTTAGCAGACAACAGTCTAAAACAAGGTTATCTTCAACGTGCAGATGTTCTAAATGTAGAAGTAAGAGTTACTGAAGTTCAAAACCAGTTACAAACAGCAAAAAGCCATGTGCAAAATGCATCCAATTATTTGTCCTTTTTAATGAATGACGAAACCTATGTGATTTACACACCAACGGATAGTTTAACAATATCAAATTTAAACACAGATAATAAGTCTATTTCTAAAAACCGCTCAGATATTAAAGCAATGGAAATGGCTACAAATGCTTTTGAAGCAATGAATAAAGCTAACAAAATGGCCTTTTTACCAAGATTAAATGCCTTTGGAAGTTATGAACTATATGATGACCAATTATTTCAAGCAGATGCTAATGGTTATTTATTTGGTGCACAATTAAGTTGGGATATTTTTCAAGGTTCTAAACGATTTGGAAAATCACAAAAAAGTAGAGCTGAATTTGAAAAATCAAAATTGGAATACAATCAATACATATCTAAAAGTAATTTAGAATTAAACAAAGCCAAACGTGCTTTTTTAGACGCTAAAAACAAATTAAAATTAACCACTTTAGCCTTAGAACAATCTAAAGAATCTTTAAGAATACGCACTAACAGATTTAAAGAAGGTTTAGAAAAAACATCCGATTTATTAATGGCTGAAACCCAATATGCACAAAAGCAATTGGAATATTACCAAACCATTTTTGAATACAATTACTCACAAGCCTATTTACAATTTTTAACTGAAGAATAA
- a CDS encoding efflux RND transporter periplasmic adaptor subunit, with product MKTIHTTLSLLIILLLTSCGSENKKEPTDNAPAIPVKTRQVEANSNNPFLSVSGKIQATNSADLSTRMMGYVTKVHVNVGDKVNKGQLLVSINNTDLQAKRAQVDASITEATAAFNNAKKDYNRFKNLLANNSVSQKEMDDITANFEMAKARLESANQMKNEVNAQFTYSNITAPFNGIITNKSVKSGNMANPGVPLISIETPDSFEVIAMVPESEISEIKKETTVDVLVKSINKTVKGKVTEVSSSAKNTGGQYIVKIDLEKTDTNILSGMFTTIQFPIKRKAKSAMVLVPTEAIITNGQLSGIYTPSQSNTALLRWLRLGRTFGNQVEVLSGLNADETYIISAEGKLYNGVKISIQ from the coding sequence ATGAAAACAATACATACAACACTTAGCCTTTTAATCATTTTATTATTAACAAGTTGTGGAAGTGAAAACAAAAAAGAGCCTACAGATAATGCCCCTGCAATTCCTGTAAAAACAAGGCAAGTAGAAGCCAATAGCAATAATCCATTTTTAAGTGTCAGTGGAAAAATACAAGCAACTAATAGTGCTGATTTAAGCACAAGAATGATGGGTTACGTTACTAAAGTGCATGTAAATGTTGGAGATAAAGTTAATAAAGGCCAATTATTAGTATCAATTAATAATACCGATTTACAAGCAAAACGTGCACAGGTAGATGCTTCGATTACGGAAGCTACAGCCGCTTTTAATAATGCAAAAAAAGATTACAACCGATTTAAAAACTTACTTGCCAATAATAGTGTATCACAAAAAGAAATGGACGACATAACAGCTAATTTTGAAATGGCAAAAGCGCGTTTAGAATCTGCTAATCAAATGAAAAATGAAGTCAATGCTCAATTTACATATAGCAATATTACAGCTCCTTTTAATGGAATAATTACTAATAAAAGTGTAAAATCAGGTAATATGGCAAATCCTGGAGTACCATTGATTAGTATAGAAACTCCAGATAGTTTTGAAGTTATAGCAATGGTTCCTGAGTCAGAAATTTCCGAAATTAAAAAAGAAACAACTGTAGATGTTTTAGTAAAATCTATCAACAAAACCGTTAAAGGAAAAGTTACAGAGGTAAGCAGCTCAGCTAAAAATACAGGAGGTCAATATATAGTAAAAATAGATTTAGAAAAAACTGATACGAATATACTGTCTGGCATGTTTACAACTATACAATTTCCCATAAAAAGAAAAGCAAAATCTGCCATGGTTTTAGTGCCTACAGAAGCCATTATCACCAACGGCCAATTATCTGGTATTTATACACCAAGCCAAAGTAATACGGCGCTATTACGCTGGTTGCGTTTAGGTAGGACTTTTGGAAATCAAGTGGAAGTATTATCCGGCTTAAATGCAGATGAAACTTATATCATTTCAGCTGAAGGGAAACTTTATAATGGTGTTAAAATTTCAATTCAATAA